Within the Flavobacterium sp. CG_23.5 genome, the region TCGATTGTAATCATCGAGGTAGTGTCTTTTCGACTAACCGTAATTTCATTCATCGCAAAATTTAAATCCCTAATGGATTCATTCTCTGGAGAACAGGATAAACTCAATAACGTTCTTTTAGAAAGGGTGTATTTTTTTTCAATTACAAACTGCATAAACGCAGCAATATTTTCTTTTTGTACCGTCGCGAGAAAACCTAAACGTCCTGCGTTTATACCTAATATAGGTACGCCTAAATCTCGAACTAAAGTTGCGGCTCTTAAGATTGTTCCGTCTCCGCCAATGCTTATTAACATATCAAAGCTTTGATCCAATTCGGTATGGGATTCAAAAGTTTTATATTCCTTTCTTACAATGTCTTTTTCGTAAAGCATTTTCAAGAAATTGGCCTCAATAACCATTTCTACCTTATTGGTATTAAAAAAAACAAAAATGTCTTTTATTATTGGTTCGGTACTGTTCAGGTAATATTGTCCGTATATGGCTACTTTCATATTTTGTTTAATCGGGGATATGTTTATTCGTTTCTTTTTCGGTAAAACGTCATATTATATATTAAGGTATTTATCTAAATAATCAGAACGCTCTTTCAAACTATTGATATAATTGTCTTCGGGATGATTAGATATGATCTCGTAATTGTATCTTCGGAAAGTTTGAATTATTTCATTTAAAGCACCCAAACTTATTTTCATTGTAATTTGAATAGTTGTAACATCTGCTTCCGAAATAAATAAGCCTAAAAGTCTGCCATTGTTACTTTCAACAATTTGTGTAATCTGACTCATGGAATAATCCAATATTTCTCTCTTAACTATTAATATTCTTCCAGGTTCTTTAAGGAAAGGAGTTTCATGAAAGAATTTCATGATGTCTACAATTTCATAGTAACCTACATAGCTATTATTTTCATCTAATACTGGAATCAAATTAGTGTTGTTTTTTGCGAAAATTTCCAACACATCCAGCCAAATCGTATTTGTTCTGGCAAAAAAGCCTTCAAGGGTATATTTATAATCAGACACTTTTTTACCATCGTCAAATGTTTCAATGTCATCCGCTGCAATGCTGCCAATATAAATACCCTCCTCAATTACGGGAAAATGGGTAAAATGCAAATCATTAAAAAAGTCATGAACAGTCGCAATAGAATCTTGGCTGTCAATCGCTTTAAAATCGTTGGTAATATATTCTGTAATTTCTGTCATAAATCAATCTCCAATATTTCATGCAAAATAATCAAAAATAAGCAAAAACTCCTAGGTTTTACTTTGTATTTTTGCCTAACAAATACTATTTTCAACAATCAAAAAGTGTTCCAATGACAAAGTTAAGTGTAAACATCAATAAAATAGCAACGTTACGTAATGCCCGCGGAGGAAATGTTCCCGATTTACTAAAAGTGGCAGCCGATATTCAAAAGTTTGGTGGCGAAGGAATCACCATACATCCGCGTCCAGATGAGCGTCACATTCGTTATCAAGATGCCCGCGATTTGAAATCAATTGTTTACACCGAATATAATATTGAGGGAAATCCAGAGAAAACATTTATAGATCTTGTTCTGGAAATAA harbors:
- a CDS encoding NAD kinase, which gives rise to MKVAIYGQYYLNSTEPIIKDIFVFFNTNKVEMVIEANFLKMLYEKDIVRKEYKTFESHTELDQSFDMLISIGGDGTILRAATLVRDLGVPILGINAGRLGFLATVQKENIAAFMQFVIEKKYTLSKRTLLSLSCSPENESIRDLNFAMNEITVSRKDTTSMITIDTYLNDEFLNSYWADGLIISTPTGSTGYSLSCGGPILTPDVKSLVITPIAPHNLNARPLVVPDETEIRLKVSGREENYLVSLDSRITSVKNESILTIKKTPFQINMVEIPEETFLKTLRTKLLWGEDRRN
- a CDS encoding CBS domain-containing protein, which translates into the protein MTEITEYITNDFKAIDSQDSIATVHDFFNDLHFTHFPVIEEGIYIGSIAADDIETFDDGKKVSDYKYTLEGFFARTNTIWLDVLEIFAKNNTNLIPVLDENNSYVGYYEIVDIMKFFHETPFLKEPGRILIVKREILDYSMSQITQIVESNNGRLLGLFISEADVTTIQITMKISLGALNEIIQTFRRYNYEIISNHPEDNYINSLKERSDYLDKYLNI